A window of Infirmifilum lucidum contains these coding sequences:
- a CDS encoding nucleotidyltransferase domain-containing protein has protein sequence MEGSGVIRRRIEERKRVIEEVRKFAESLRGRYSVFLVGSYARGDFNVWSDVDVVVVGEFKGNPLQRLRELDAPPGFELIPLTEEELMDRVTKRDPLALELVNYGVPVRDDFHLARKLKPWEKT, from the coding sequence GTGGAGGGCTCTGGGGTCATCAGGAGAAGGATAGAGGAGAGGAAGAGAGTGATCGAGGAGGTTAGGAAGTTTGCTGAGTCACTCAGGGGCAGGTACTCAGTATTCCTGGTGGGTTCCTACGCTAGGGGCGACTTCAACGTGTGGAGCGACGTGGACGTGGTTGTCGTGGGTGAATTTAAGGGCAACCCCCTTCAGAGGCTCAGAGAGCTGGACGCGCCGCCGGGCTTCGAGTTAATACCACTTACAGAGGAGGAGCTCATGGATAGAGTTACGAAAAGAGACCCACTAGCACTCGAGCTAGTAAACTATGGCGTACCCGTGAGAGACGACTTCCACCTCGCCAGAAAACTAAAGCCCTGGGAGAAAACGTGA
- a CDS encoding HEPN domain-containing protein: MLDHDEFNRWLNMAKRTLESAKRDIEGGDYNWACFKAQQAAEFAVKAYLYGVGQPRAGHAVSLLLSHVGAPEELIDKAKYLDKMYVPTRYPNAWSEGAPYQYYTRKDAEEAIEICKEVIEYIEARWRALGSSGEG, encoded by the coding sequence ATGTTGGATCACGACGAGTTTAACAGATGGTTGAACATGGCTAAGAGGACGCTAGAGTCTGCTAAGAGGGACATCGAGGGTGGCGACTATAACTGGGCCTGCTTCAAGGCGCAACAGGCCGCAGAGTTTGCGGTCAAGGCTTACCTGTACGGCGTGGGCCAGCCCAGGGCAGGGCACGCTGTTAGTCTTCTGCTCAGTCATGTAGGCGCCCCCGAGGAACTCATCGACAAGGCTAAATACCTCGACAAAATGTACGTGCCCACCAGGTACCCTAACGCGTGGAGTGAGGGTGCCCCCTACCAGTACTACACGAGGAAGGACGCCGAAGAGGCGATAGAAATATGTAAAGAGGTAATAGAGTATATCGAGGCCAGGTGGAGGGCTCTGGGGTCATCAGGAGAAGGATAG